The stretch of DNA TGCCGCACGACAATACCGAAATATCATCTGGCACCCACAATCCCGAAGCCTGTAATTGCTGCAATACCAACTTCAGCACATTGGCGTTCGCCTGGTTGACAATCGCCGTGGGGCGCTCATCCAAAGAACGAAGCTCACGCACGAATTCCACGGCATCAAAACGATCGTCACGATGCTTGGAGGATTCATGAATCGTCATGCCCAACTCTTCGGCACGTTCCAGCAAAGCCTTGCGGAACAGCAGCACATAGCCCGAACCGCGATCGTAATCGGTCTCATTGTCACGCAAAAACATAGCACTCCGATGCCCCTTGGAATACAGGCAATCCACAGCCATACGACCAGCCGTAGCAAAATCGATATCGACACAGGCACAGCCTTCATGCTCTGCAGGGTAACCGATGGCCACACAGGGTTTGGAATATGAGCCAGCCTGGGCGGCACGCTCGTCATGTTCCTCAATGTCGAGCAGCACCACGCCATCAACCAAGTTGCTTTGCGTCACGCGCCGAATGTCAGCCACCGCGTCCTCGCCGGTAAGCAACAGCACATCATAGCCACGGTTCTTTGCCTGCCATGCGGTCTGCAGAAAGTAAGCGTTGTATTTGGCCTGATTGATATCACCGCGAATCGGCGCGCTGAGCGCAAAAATATGATTGCGCATACCACGCATTTTACGGGCGCTGGCATCCGGAGTATATCCAAGTCGTTCAACGGCGGCCATCACCTTATCGGTGGTTTTGGCGGAGATGGAACGCTTGCCGGAAAGCACGTACGAAACGGTGCTAACCGACACTCCCGCCTCCTGGGCTACGTCTTTGATGCCCGCCATCTTCCGCCTCCTTCGGCTCTCCAAATCGCTTGCGCCACACATTGCGCGTGCCGCAATCCTCACTCATCATCCAACGAAACCATCCGCCAAGTCTCCCGGAATCTCTCCTACGGACCCTGTTCGACAAATTTATCGAATCGTTTCGTCGAAACGTTTCACTAATCGTAAAACAGTAATTCCGATTTGTCAAACGTTTTGACACGCCTGCCCATCATTCCCCGATAATAAGAGAATCCAAACAAACTACCGCAGATTTTGCAGCTACTTCTTTCGCTTTCTGTGGCGGACAGGTTTTGTATCAACCGGCGATGGGACAGGCACCAAAGTCTGCCGTCATCCGCCAACGCAACCCCTTGCCACATGTATAAAAAACCGGGAGCACGATGGGTCTTGCTCCCGGAATTACCGCACCATCGAAGGCTTTGTTTACTGTCCCCCCGCACGGACGATCCCATTCCCATCGGACCCTAGGAGGCGCTCGACACAAGGTCGCTTCGACCCGCCCCTAGCCTAG from Bifidobacterium catenulatum PV20-2 encodes:
- a CDS encoding LacI family DNA-binding transcriptional regulator → MAGIKDVAQEAGVSVSTVSYVLSGKRSISAKTTDKVMAAVERLGYTPDASARKMRGMRNHIFALSAPIRGDINQAKYNAYFLQTAWQAKNRGYDVLLLTGEDAVADIRRVTQSNLVDGVVLLDIEEHDERAAQAGSYSKPCVAIGYPAEHEGCACVDIDFATAGRMAVDCLYSKGHRSAMFLRDNETDYDRGSGYVLLFRKALLERAEELGMTIHESSKHRDDRFDAVEFVRELRSLDERPTAIVNQANANVLKLVLQQLQASGLWVPDDISVLSCGTYFEGELMPQPITEMPVMPQELCSKAVDLLVDAIDEHRDIKGLVELSAPVMHSRGSVTKVGDV